The proteins below come from a single Parageobacillus thermoglucosidasius genomic window:
- a CDS encoding pre-toxin TG domain-containing protein: protein MTTIRVKPEELETVAKHIPDAEDACCRARISLSWELPSLVMEIPGISSAAIHELTDELLYWLRRYEEKLNEAEELLYRTAAAIRQADQTLADNMKELGLELLGWHDLQRLFGEYDPITGKRISGWDRLFAGGMLLLSVIPPAKGAAIAGKAGSKGAKAAETAADVSKLISQTKYVLRYDKVMPALQTVYHQVVKAPITQTIRSFKKQWENLLENVGSVLQGPQPALAGVGGPAPRMGISEAEREAKGTMMNIVGKNGDEVVGKGTGNARPSWRQSEIDIGKEYPEYSTQKSFKNGKEVPYGTKGSSRPDYYKKGFSIEVKNYKITTPEGRSRLVNNISTQFEKRLSDLPRGTKQTVIIDIRGQNVSEEILDDLYDKIMKKTNGKVNIRFKTDE from the coding sequence ATGACGACGATTCGAGTCAAACCAGAAGAATTGGAAACGGTAGCGAAACATATCCCCGATGCAGAGGACGCCTGCTGTCGCGCGCGAATCTCACTTTCTTGGGAACTTCCTTCTTTAGTGATGGAGATTCCGGGAATCAGTTCTGCCGCCATCCATGAGCTTACAGACGAACTGCTTTATTGGCTCCGCCGCTATGAAGAAAAGCTGAATGAAGCGGAGGAACTGCTGTATCGGACAGCCGCGGCAATAAGACAGGCAGACCAAACGCTCGCCGACAACATGAAAGAACTTGGTCTGGAGCTTCTTGGCTGGCATGATTTGCAGCGATTGTTTGGAGAATACGACCCGATCACTGGAAAACGGATATCAGGATGGGATCGCCTGTTTGCAGGAGGAATGTTATTGTTGTCTGTCATTCCTCCAGCCAAAGGAGCAGCAATCGCCGGCAAAGCGGGGAGCAAAGGAGCGAAAGCGGCTGAAACCGCAGCGGATGTTTCTAAATTGATCTCGCAAACGAAGTATGTTCTCCGCTATGATAAAGTTATGCCTGCCCTTCAAACGGTATATCACCAAGTCGTAAAAGCGCCGATTACCCAAACGATCCGCTCGTTCAAAAAGCAATGGGAGAATCTTCTCGAAAATGTTGGCTCTGTCCTACAGGGACCGCAGCCAGCCTTAGCAGGAGTTGGCGGTCCGGCACCCCGCATGGGGATAAGCGAGGCCGAGAGAGAAGCCAAAGGAACGATGATGAACATCGTTGGCAAGAATGGGGATGAGGTGGTTGGTAAGGGGACGGGTAATGCTAGACCGTCTTGGAGACAATCAGAAATTGATATAGGAAAAGAATATCCAGAATATAGTACTCAAAAATCTTTTAAAAACGGAAAAGAAGTACCTTATGGGACCAAAGGAAGCTCAAGACCAGATTATTATAAAAAAGGATTTAGTATAGAAGTAAAAAATTATAAAATTACTACCCCAGAAGGTAGAAGCAGATTAGTAAACAATATTTCTACTCAATTTGAAAAGCGATTAAGTGATTTGCCAAGAGGCACTAAACAAACTGTTATTATCGATATACGGGGACAAAATGTATCGGAAGAAATACTAGATGATTTGTATGATAAAATAATGAAAAAAACAAATGGTAAAGTAAATATTAGATTTAAAACTGATGAGTGA
- a CDS encoding NAD(P)-dependent oxidoreductase: MTQLLSDLAKNFQEVDPGLTDREAIEEANRCLYCYDAPCIKACPTGIDIPAFIKKIASGNLKGSAKTIMSSNPVGASCARVCPTEELCEGACVLNHSTKSIMIGKLQRYATDWAIRNKEVLFQAGQKNGKTVAVVGGGPAGLSAARELARMGYTITIFEAEKEAGGLNTYGIVSFRLPQKISFWEVNQVKSLGVQIRTNTRVGKDISAKELLDHYDAVVLAAGMGRVPRLGIEGEDLDGVYDAIEFIKETKTKPLTGKLVGKRVVVIGAGNTAIDGATCSVRLGAENVKILYRRTKEEMTAYDFEYEFAKQDGVEFRWLTAPKRIIGDENGKVTHIECIRMKLGEPDADGRRRPVPIAGSEFTMRVDVVIKAIGQTRHLDLIQEFGLEHDDGVVKVNPENYQTSNPKVFACGDVIFAKGQGEAMVVTAAQQGKEAAYAVHQYFTKAVSETA, from the coding sequence ATGACTCAATTACTCTCAGATTTAGCGAAGAATTTCCAGGAAGTAGATCCGGGTTTAACCGACCGAGAAGCGATAGAAGAAGCGAACCGATGTTTATATTGTTATGATGCTCCCTGTATTAAAGCCTGTCCTACAGGAATTGATATTCCAGCTTTTATCAAAAAAATTGCGTCCGGGAATTTAAAAGGATCAGCCAAAACCATTATGTCGTCCAATCCTGTCGGCGCTAGCTGTGCAAGGGTATGCCCGACAGAGGAATTATGTGAAGGTGCTTGTGTTCTGAACCATTCCACAAAATCGATCATGATTGGAAAACTGCAGCGGTATGCGACAGACTGGGCGATTCGGAATAAAGAAGTATTGTTTCAAGCTGGACAGAAAAACGGAAAAACAGTGGCGGTTGTCGGCGGTGGCCCTGCCGGATTATCTGCCGCTAGAGAATTGGCGCGAATGGGATATACAATCACCATTTTTGAAGCGGAAAAAGAAGCAGGGGGACTTAATACGTATGGCATCGTTTCCTTCCGTCTTCCACAAAAAATATCGTTTTGGGAAGTGAATCAAGTTAAAAGTTTAGGGGTGCAAATTCGCACCAATACGCGGGTTGGCAAAGACATTTCCGCCAAAGAGCTTTTAGATCATTACGACGCCGTCGTGTTAGCTGCCGGCATGGGAAGAGTTCCGCGGCTAGGCATTGAAGGAGAGGACTTAGACGGAGTGTACGATGCCATTGAATTTATAAAAGAAACGAAAACAAAGCCATTGACTGGCAAGCTCGTCGGGAAAAGAGTGGTTGTCATTGGTGCCGGAAACACTGCGATTGACGGCGCAACTTGTTCGGTGCGTTTAGGAGCGGAAAATGTTAAGATTTTATATCGCCGTACAAAGGAGGAAATGACAGCGTACGATTTTGAATACGAGTTTGCCAAGCAAGATGGCGTCGAGTTTCGCTGGCTAACAGCACCGAAGCGAATTATTGGTGATGAAAACGGAAAAGTGACCCATATCGAATGCATCCGCATGAAGTTAGGAGAACCAGATGCAGACGGCCGCCGTCGTCCTGTTCCGATTGCAGGATCCGAATTTACGATGCGGGTTGACGTGGTGATAAAAGCAATCGGCCAGACGCGGCACCTTGATCTCATTCAGGAATTTGGATTAGAGCATGATGATGGTGTCGTGAAAGTGAATCCAGAAAATTATCAAACATCCAATCCAAAAGTGTTTGCCTGTGGTGATGTCATTTTTGCGAAAGGACAAGGCGAAGCGATGGTGGTCACCGCTGCGCAGCAAGGAAAAGAAGCAGCATATGCGGTGCATCAGTATTTCACAAAAGCAGTGAGTGAAACGGCTTGA
- a CDS encoding nitrilase-related carbon-nitrogen hydrolase, which produces MADQVIIGLIQASHDVHGDEPVEVHKEKAMEKHIKLVQEAKDRGAQIICLQEIFYGPYFCAEQNTKWYDAAEEIPDGPTTKRFQELAKQLGVVIVLPIYEREGIATYYNTAAVIDADGTYLGKYRKQHIPHVGVGSEGYGFWEKFYFKPGNLGYSVFDTAFAKIGVYICYDRHFPEGARILGLKGAEIVFNPSATVAGLSEYLWRLEQPAHAVANGYYVAAINRVGYEAPWNMGEFYGQSYLVDPRGNFVATGSRDKDEVVIGVMDKKLIREVRDTWQFYRDRRPETYNEMTALLP; this is translated from the coding sequence ATGGCTGATCAAGTAATTATCGGCCTTATTCAAGCGTCGCATGATGTTCACGGGGATGAGCCGGTGGAAGTCCATAAAGAAAAAGCGATGGAAAAACATATAAAACTGGTGCAGGAGGCAAAAGACCGGGGAGCGCAAATCATCTGTCTGCAAGAAATTTTTTATGGTCCTTACTTTTGCGCGGAGCAAAATACAAAATGGTATGATGCGGCGGAAGAAATTCCGGACGGGCCAACGACGAAACGGTTTCAAGAACTGGCGAAGCAATTAGGTGTTGTCATTGTTCTGCCGATTTATGAAAGAGAGGGGATTGCTACTTATTATAATACAGCCGCTGTCATTGACGCAGACGGCACATACTTGGGAAAATACCGAAAACAGCATATCCCGCATGTTGGCGTAGGCAGCGAAGGGTATGGGTTTTGGGAAAAATTTTATTTCAAACCAGGGAATTTAGGATACTCAGTATTTGATACCGCATTTGCTAAAATAGGCGTCTACATTTGTTATGACCGCCACTTCCCAGAAGGGGCAAGAATTTTAGGATTAAAGGGGGCGGAAATTGTGTTTAACCCATCGGCGACGGTAGCCGGTCTTTCCGAATACTTATGGAGGCTGGAACAACCAGCCCATGCCGTGGCAAACGGATATTATGTCGCTGCCATCAACCGGGTCGGATATGAAGCGCCATGGAACATGGGAGAATTTTATGGGCAGTCTTATTTAGTGGATCCAAGAGGCAACTTTGTTGCGACGGGAAGCCGTGACAAAGATGAGGTCGTCATCGGTGTGATGGACAAAAAGTTGATTCGCGAAGTCCGCGATACTTGGCAGTTTTATCGAGACCGACGCCCGGAAACTTACAATGAAATGACCGCGTTGCTGCCGTAA
- the hydA gene encoding dihydropyrimidinase, with amino-acid sequence MTKIIKNGTIVTATDTYEADLLIKDGKIAMIGQHLEEKGAEVIDAKGCYVFPGGIDPHTHLDMPFGGTVTKDDFESGTIAAAFGGTTTIIDFCLTNKGEPLKKAIETWHNKAKGKAVIDYGFHLMISEITDDVLEELPKVIAEEGITSFKVFMAYKNVFQADDGTLYRTLVAAKELGALVMVHAENGDVIDYLTKKALAEGNTEPIYHALTRPPEVEGEATGRACQLTELAGSQLYVVHVTCAQAVEKIAQARNKGLDVWGETCPQYLVLDQSYLEKPDFEGAKYVWSPPLREKWHQEVLWNALKNGQLQTLGSDQCSFDFQGQKELGRGDFTKIPNGGPMIEDRVSILFSEGVKKGRITLNQFVDIMSTRIAKLFGLFPKKGTIAVGSDADLVIFDPDIERVISAETHHMAVDYNAFEGMKVTGEPVSVLCRGEFVVRDKQFVGKPGYGQYLKRAKYGTSKISKQNEKLTI; translated from the coding sequence ATGACAAAAATAATAAAAAATGGAACGATTGTTACCGCAACCGATACGTATGAAGCGGACTTGCTCATTAAAGACGGAAAAATTGCCATGATAGGCCAACATTTAGAAGAAAAAGGCGCTGAAGTGATTGATGCCAAAGGCTGTTACGTATTTCCAGGCGGTATTGATCCGCACACGCATTTAGATATGCCGTTTGGCGGCACGGTGACAAAGGATGATTTCGAATCTGGAACGATTGCGGCGGCATTTGGCGGAACAACGACCATCATCGACTTTTGTTTAACGAATAAAGGGGAGCCATTAAAAAAAGCGATTGAAACTTGGCACAACAAAGCGAAGGGAAAAGCGGTTATTGATTATGGCTTCCATTTAATGATTAGCGAAATTACGGATGACGTATTAGAAGAGCTGCCAAAAGTCATTGCCGAAGAAGGGATAACATCCTTTAAAGTGTTTATGGCGTATAAAAACGTATTTCAGGCAGATGATGGAACGTTATACCGCACGCTAGTGGCTGCCAAAGAACTTGGCGCGCTTGTCATGGTTCATGCGGAAAATGGGGATGTGATTGATTACTTAACGAAAAAAGCGCTTGCGGAAGGGAATACGGAGCCGATTTACCATGCTTTAACGCGGCCTCCAGAAGTAGAAGGAGAAGCGACCGGGCGCGCCTGTCAATTGACAGAGCTTGCCGGTTCACAACTTTACGTTGTTCACGTGACATGTGCGCAAGCGGTGGAAAAAATTGCACAAGCGCGCAATAAAGGGTTGGATGTGTGGGGAGAAACGTGTCCGCAATATCTTGTTCTCGACCAATCGTATTTAGAAAAGCCTGATTTTGAAGGCGCGAAATATGTTTGGTCCCCTCCGCTTCGTGAAAAATGGCATCAAGAAGTATTGTGGAATGCGCTGAAGAACGGCCAGCTGCAAACGCTTGGATCGGACCAATGTTCATTTGACTTTCAAGGCCAAAAAGAACTTGGCAGAGGAGATTTTACTAAAATTCCAAACGGCGGGCCGATGATCGAGGATCGGGTCAGCATTCTTTTCAGTGAAGGGGTTAAAAAAGGAAGAATCACGTTAAATCAATTTGTTGATATTATGTCGACAAGAATTGCCAAATTGTTCGGGTTATTCCCGAAAAAAGGAACGATCGCGGTAGGTTCAGACGCAGACTTAGTCATTTTTGACCCGGATATCGAACGGGTGATTTCGGCGGAAACACACCATATGGCCGTCGACTATAATGCATTTGAAGGAATGAAAGTAACGGGTGAACCGGTATCGGTTCTGTGCAGAGGCGAATTTGTCGTCCGTGATAAACAATTTGTCGGAAAACCAGGGTACGGCCAATATTTAAAACGGGCAAAATACGGAACCTCGAAGATTTCCAAGCAGAACGAGAAATTAACCATTTAA
- a CDS encoding IS630 family transposase, which produces MKKANMAKRIAVIRLIMQGYLGIQVAELLNLHRETVSIYVQKFNQGGMDALLERRYAPGRKPYLSPEEERELKKMLEESTPADEGYGIETGWNTRIIQHVLEEKFSVTMSRGGIGDMLHRWGFRYTRPTYTLKRANPQKQKEFQQEMELIKKNLSDNMVIIYKDESHIRDYQTLRATWNVKGRQKQIPTYGHHATVSLLGGVNIETGEFHCMETNQCDAQAFLQFLQYTLDQYPDKHVVMVLDNAKIHRAKILQPFLHEHEERLTLIFFPPYSPNLNLVERIWGWLKESVIANRFHANRKELRESIVSFLEHLTQFPEKVLQRIGQIVMSEN; this is translated from the coding sequence ATGAAAAAGGCGAACATGGCAAAACGAATTGCAGTCATTCGTCTGATTATGCAAGGCTATTTGGGGATCCAAGTCGCTGAGCTCTTGAATCTCCACCGTGAGACCGTTTCGATTTACGTGCAAAAGTTTAATCAAGGTGGCATGGATGCGTTATTAGAACGTCGATACGCCCCGGGCAGAAAGCCGTATCTATCTCCAGAAGAAGAACGGGAATTAAAAAAAATGCTGGAAGAAAGCACTCCTGCCGATGAAGGATACGGCATTGAAACGGGCTGGAATACCCGGATTATTCAACATGTGTTAGAAGAGAAATTTTCTGTCACCATGTCCCGTGGCGGTATTGGTGATATGCTTCATCGATGGGGATTTCGCTATACACGCCCTACGTATACCCTCAAACGGGCCAATCCTCAGAAACAAAAAGAGTTTCAACAGGAGATGGAACTCATAAAAAAAAACTTGTCCGACAACATGGTCATAATCTATAAAGATGAAAGCCACATTCGGGATTACCAAACTCTACGGGCCACATGGAATGTTAAAGGGCGTCAAAAACAAATCCCTACGTATGGACATCACGCAACCGTTAGCTTATTAGGTGGTGTGAATATCGAAACGGGGGAATTTCACTGTATGGAAACCAATCAATGCGATGCACAGGCTTTTCTGCAATTTCTCCAATACACCTTGGACCAGTATCCGGATAAACATGTCGTGATGGTCTTGGATAACGCAAAAATTCATCGCGCCAAAATTCTTCAGCCTTTTCTACATGAGCACGAAGAACGGTTGACTTTGATATTCTTCCCCCCGTATTCACCGAATTTAAATTTGGTCGAACGGATTTGGGGCTGGCTGAAAGAGAGCGTGATTGCCAATCGGTTTCATGCCAATCGAAAAGAGTTGCGGGAATCGATTGTTTCGTTCTTGGAGCATCTCACTCAATTTCCAGAAAAAGTGCTCCAACGCATTGGACAGATAGTTATGTCGGAAAATTAA
- a CDS encoding immunity 70 family protein, protein MAVGFKVKYYWYPIGHGDFLHSFFSTVSYHLEPNGWGTKYPLLLNKLYNGKLEYKYIKDAIKEIDEIQESLKNYSPSQVIWDIEDLSKTPPWGDNISDEITDLSNYFVTSDGEDLITILKKALNKALKVKSDIEIESI, encoded by the coding sequence ATGGCTGTAGGTTTTAAAGTAAAATATTATTGGTATCCAATTGGTCATGGCGACTTTTTACATTCGTTTTTTTCAACAGTAAGCTATCATTTAGAGCCAAATGGTTGGGGAACAAAGTATCCTCTTTTATTAAACAAACTATATAATGGCAAACTTGAGTATAAATATATTAAAGATGCTATTAAAGAAATAGATGAAATTCAAGAAAGTTTGAAAAATTACAGTCCATCACAAGTCATTTGGGATATTGAAGACCTTTCAAAAACACCACCATGGGGAGATAATATAAGTGATGAAATTACAGACTTATCTAACTATTTTGTTACAAGTGATGGAGAAGATTTAATAACTATTTTAAAAAAAGCCTTAAATAAGGCTTTAAAAGTAAAGTCAGACATTGAAATAGAAAGTATTTAA
- the preA gene encoding NAD-dependent dihydropyrimidine dehydrogenase subunit PreA, translated as MADLSINLAGIKSPNPFWLASAPPTNSGYQVQRAFEAGWGGAVWKTLGEPILNVSSRFAAVSFNGQRVMGFNNIELITDRPLEVNLKEIYETKKRFPDRAVVASLMVEPKREKWHEIVKRVEDVGVDGLELNFGCPHGMAERGMGSASGQVPELVEKQTYWVKEVARTPVIVKLTPNITDITATAEAAVQGGADAISMINTINSLMGVDLDTWNTIPHVAGKGAHGGYCGPAVKPIALNMVAECARHPRIHVPISGIGGISSWKDAVEFMLMGATGVQVCTAVMHHGFRIIEDMIEGLNHYLDEKGIASVMDIVGKSVHKYSNWGDLDLHYKVVARINKDVCINCNKCYISCEDASHQCIDRLTDENGKEYLKVREEDCVGCNLCSIVCPVDGAIDMVEMPSEHLPMTWNERQAAISGLSSCSVDVK; from the coding sequence ATGGCAGATTTAAGTATTAATTTGGCGGGGATAAAGTCTCCTAATCCATTTTGGCTCGCTTCTGCGCCTCCAACCAACTCTGGTTACCAAGTGCAGCGGGCGTTTGAGGCCGGTTGGGGCGGAGCGGTTTGGAAAACGCTTGGTGAACCGATTTTAAACGTATCATCCCGGTTTGCGGCTGTGAGCTTTAATGGACAACGTGTGATGGGCTTTAACAATATCGAGCTGATTACGGACCGTCCTCTTGAAGTGAATTTGAAAGAAATCTATGAAACGAAAAAGCGCTTTCCGGACCGGGCTGTCGTGGCATCCCTTATGGTCGAGCCAAAAAGGGAAAAATGGCATGAAATTGTGAAAAGAGTGGAAGATGTGGGCGTTGACGGGCTTGAGCTGAATTTTGGCTGCCCGCACGGGATGGCGGAACGGGGAATGGGGTCCGCTTCTGGGCAAGTGCCTGAACTTGTGGAAAAGCAAACATATTGGGTGAAAGAGGTGGCGCGGACGCCTGTCATCGTTAAGCTGACCCCAAATATTACAGATATCACGGCGACAGCTGAAGCTGCTGTTCAGGGCGGTGCTGATGCCATCAGCATGATCAACACCATCAATAGCTTAATGGGGGTTGACTTGGATACGTGGAATACGATTCCGCATGTTGCGGGAAAAGGAGCACATGGAGGCTATTGCGGTCCGGCGGTGAAGCCAATCGCTTTGAACATGGTTGCCGAATGCGCCCGCCATCCGCGGATTCATGTGCCGATTTCCGGCATCGGCGGCATATCCAGCTGGAAGGACGCAGTGGAATTTATGCTTATGGGGGCAACCGGAGTGCAAGTATGTACGGCTGTCATGCATCATGGCTTCCGGATTATTGAAGATATGATAGAAGGACTGAACCATTACTTGGATGAAAAAGGAATTGCTTCGGTTATGGATATTGTTGGGAAGTCAGTTCATAAATATTCCAATTGGGGGGACCTCGACCTTCATTATAAAGTGGTTGCCCGCATTAACAAAGATGTTTGCATTAATTGCAATAAATGTTATATCTCCTGTGAAGATGCTTCTCATCAATGCATTGATCGTTTAACGGATGAAAATGGAAAAGAGTATTTAAAAGTGCGCGAAGAAGATTGCGTAGGGTGTAATTTATGTTCGATCGTCTGTCCGGTGGATGGTGCGATTGACATGGTCGAAATGCCAAGCGAACATCTGCCGATGACATGGAATGAACGCCAAGCGGCCATTAGCGGGCTGAGCAGCTGTAGCGTTGATGTGAAATAA
- a CDS encoding HIT family protein, whose amino-acid sequence MPQEKYCLGCELANKKLPVYVVYEDEYVTCILDHAPFNDGHTLILPKKHFKEVEELNVDTANAIMKASILVSKAIKLLYKPDGITICQNGGIFNELTHYHMHIVPRYENQSFADFYLEDETENDNKVKNLRDVMLKLQEAIYAVK is encoded by the coding sequence ATGCCACAAGAAAAGTATTGTTTAGGATGTGAATTAGCAAACAAAAAACTACCAGTTTATGTTGTGTACGAAGATGAGTATGTGACTTGTATCTTAGATCACGCTCCCTTTAATGATGGACATACTTTGATACTACCAAAGAAACATTTTAAAGAAGTGGAAGAACTCAATGTGGATACAGCAAATGCAATTATGAAGGCATCTATACTTGTTTCAAAGGCTATTAAGTTATTGTATAAACCTGATGGTATTACAATTTGTCAAAATGGTGGTATTTTTAATGAATTAACCCATTATCATATGCATATTGTACCAAGATACGAAAATCAGTCTTTTGCAGATTTTTACTTAGAAGATGAGACAGAAAATGATAATAAAGTAAAAAATCTTAGGGACGTAATGTTAAAATTACAAGAGGCAATATACGCTGTTAAATAA
- a CDS encoding NCS1 family nucleobase:cation symporter-1, with product MKTQMEQNGIVILTDEATKMVSESTLWNDDLRPTTLKEHSWKGINFATLWIGMCLCIPSYTMASGMIALGMNWWQAVGTIFLGNVIVLIPILLNSHAGTKFGIPYPVFARLWFGDKGAHIPTLARAIVAAGWFGINTWIGTGAIDTLLVASFPSWTNLPGHTAIVFVLFWALNIGIAYKGPEAIKKLSSIAAPIVGISSVILLIWALTHAGGWGPIFETPSQFKTTGEFLKVFFPSLTGVIGFWATLALNIPDFCRYAQSQKSQIVAQSLSLPITMTVFSFIGIAVTSATVVIFGQAIWDPVQLLAKFPPFVILLGTIVIVISSLTINVGANVVAPARAIENLYPKRITFGIGAIITGLFAILLQPWYIMSNFGNYIFGWLGTYAALLGPIDGIAIADYWLVRRKQLDLKELYEPNGRYSYVNGFNKNGIYALIIGVAIPILGLLIPSLRFLWDNAWTFGLFISIGVYTYLMRKDKSVLKAGEYEQITIVETPPHHVKSLETHL from the coding sequence ATGAAAACGCAGATGGAACAAAACGGTATTGTCATTTTGACAGACGAAGCAACGAAAATGGTGAGCGAAAGCACGTTGTGGAATGATGATTTGCGGCCAACGACACTGAAAGAGCATTCATGGAAGGGAATCAACTTTGCGACTTTATGGATTGGCATGTGTTTATGCATCCCTTCCTACACGATGGCTAGTGGAATGATTGCTTTAGGAATGAACTGGTGGCAAGCGGTAGGAACCATTTTTCTTGGCAATGTTATTGTTTTGATCCCGATTTTATTAAATTCACATGCTGGAACAAAATTCGGAATTCCTTATCCTGTTTTTGCGCGGCTTTGGTTTGGCGACAAAGGAGCGCACATTCCAACATTAGCCCGCGCGATTGTGGCTGCTGGATGGTTCGGGATTAATACATGGATTGGCACGGGAGCAATTGATACATTGTTGGTAGCCTCTTTTCCTTCTTGGACAAATTTGCCTGGGCATACAGCTATCGTATTTGTTTTATTTTGGGCATTGAATATAGGAATTGCTTATAAAGGCCCTGAAGCCATAAAAAAACTAAGTTCCATAGCTGCACCTATAGTAGGCATCTCTTCAGTCATTCTCCTTATCTGGGCACTCACTCACGCCGGAGGCTGGGGCCCGATTTTCGAAACGCCTTCTCAATTCAAGACGACTGGCGAGTTTTTAAAAGTATTTTTTCCATCTTTAACGGGAGTAATCGGTTTTTGGGCGACACTCGCCTTGAATATTCCTGATTTTTGCCGCTATGCACAAAGCCAAAAATCGCAAATCGTCGCTCAAAGCTTATCTCTTCCGATAACCATGACTGTTTTCTCTTTCATAGGAATAGCCGTTACATCAGCGACTGTAGTGATTTTTGGACAAGCGATTTGGGATCCTGTGCAGCTCCTTGCCAAATTCCCGCCATTTGTGATTCTTTTAGGAACTATTGTCATTGTTATTTCTTCCTTAACCATTAACGTCGGTGCCAATGTGGTAGCGCCGGCCCGCGCCATTGAGAATTTGTATCCAAAACGAATTACGTTTGGAATTGGCGCTATTATTACTGGATTATTCGCTATTTTATTACAACCATGGTATATAATGTCTAATTTTGGCAACTATATATTTGGCTGGCTCGGAACATACGCGGCTTTACTTGGTCCGATTGACGGTATTGCAATTGCAGACTACTGGCTTGTCCGCCGGAAACAATTGGATCTTAAAGAGTTATATGAACCTAATGGCCGTTACAGTTATGTGAACGGTTTTAATAAAAACGGAATTTATGCACTTATAATCGGGGTCGCCATTCCTATACTTGGCTTACTCATTCCGTCTCTTCGTTTTCTCTGGGATAATGCTTGGACTTTCGGGTTGTTTATTAGCATTGGTGTCTACACCTATTTAATGAGAAAGGACAAAAGTGTTTTAAAAGCAGGAGAATACGAGCAAATTACCATTGTAGAAACTCCTCCTCATCATGTAAAAAGTTTAGAAACGCACTTATAG